Proteins encoded within one genomic window of Lactococcus garvieae:
- a CDS encoding YneF family protein — MNLFVAILLMIVFAIAGFAGGAWFTQRQTKKLLMDNPPLNEDAVRMMMGSMGRKPSEAQVQQVLRQIRSAAKQADTKKK; from the coding sequence ATGAATTTATTTGTTGCAATTTTACTTATGATTGTCTTTGCTATTGCTGGTTTCGCTGGTGGTGCATGGTTTACCCAACGTCAAACTAAAAAGCTTTTGATGGATAACCCACCATTAAATGAAGATGCAGTGCGTATGATGATGGGGTCAATGGGACGTAAACCATCAGAAGCACAAGTACAACAAGTACTTCGTCAAATTCGTAGCGCAGCAAAACAAGCTGATACTAAGAAAAAATAA
- a CDS encoding branched-chain amino acid aminotransferase has translation MTIDIDWENLGFDYRELPFRYISHFKDGKWDEGSLTGDATLHISEGSPALHYGQQGFEGLKAYRTKSGDINLFRPDRNAERLQATARRLRMAEVPTEKFIDAVKQVVKANEDFVPPYGTGATLYLRPLLIGVGGLVGVKPADEYIFTIFAVPVGSYFKGGLMPTNFLVSRDYDRAAPHGTGAAKVGGNYAASIEPGQKAHEAGYSDVIYLDPATHTKIEEVGAANFFGITKNNEFITPLSPSILPSITKYSLLQLAEERLGLKAIEGDVFVDQLDDFVEAGACGTAAVISPIGAIDDQEKHHVFYSETEVGPVTQKLYEELVGIQFGDKEAPEGWIYKVN, from the coding sequence ATGACGATTGACATAGACTGGGAAAACTTAGGTTTTGATTATCGAGAACTACCGTTTCGCTACATTTCGCACTTTAAAGATGGAAAATGGGATGAGGGTAGCCTAACAGGAGATGCAACCTTGCATATCTCAGAAGGCTCGCCAGCTCTTCATTATGGGCAGCAAGGTTTTGAAGGGCTGAAAGCCTACCGTACAAAATCTGGCGATATTAACCTTTTCCGTCCCGATCGGAATGCTGAACGTCTGCAAGCAACCGCACGTCGTTTGCGCATGGCTGAAGTTCCTACAGAGAAGTTTATTGATGCAGTGAAACAAGTCGTTAAGGCAAATGAAGACTTTGTCCCTCCTTATGGTACAGGAGCGACTCTCTATCTCCGCCCGTTGCTGATTGGTGTGGGTGGTCTTGTCGGAGTTAAACCCGCTGATGAGTATATTTTTACTATCTTTGCTGTACCTGTAGGTTCTTACTTTAAAGGTGGACTTATGCCTACAAACTTCCTTGTGTCGCGTGACTATGATCGTGCAGCTCCACACGGAACAGGCGCTGCAAAAGTTGGGGGAAATTATGCAGCATCTATTGAGCCTGGCCAAAAAGCACATGAAGCAGGTTATTCAGATGTAATCTATCTCGATCCAGCAACACATACAAAGATTGAAGAGGTTGGAGCTGCGAACTTCTTCGGGATTACTAAAAACAACGAATTTATTACACCACTGAGTCCTTCTATCTTACCTTCAATTACTAAATACTCATTGCTACAGTTAGCAGAAGAGCGCTTGGGCTTGAAAGCTATTGAGGGAGACGTTTTTGTTGATCAGTTGGATGATTTTGTAGAGGCTGGGGCTTGTGGGACTGCAGCTGTAATTTCGCCGATAGGCGCTATTGATGATCAAGAAAAGCACCACGTCTTTTATTCAGAAACTGAAGTTGGACCTGTCACTCAAAAACTCTATGAGGAGTTGGTTGGTATACAATTTGGTGACAAAGAAGCACCAGAGGGATGGATTTACAAGGTTAATTAA
- a CDS encoding mechanosensitive ion channel family protein has translation MNILRINFQELGQLLLDKLIYIFLVSLLFFVLYRISARIVDYLFKNYSKRSWADTSRIMTLARLTKSGLNYLTVFLWIYTTLSLLGVPVASVLAGAGILGVALGFAGRDLVADIINGFFIIVEHQINVGDWIRFENLDIEGEVTAVGIRSITLISDDGATAFIPNRNIESLKNFSYKDRTMNLDIPVTADNLEEMKDRILQVNADYPQVAYNGIITHEQNIFIRSRLTAGLEEINALRMEIMSKYYTK, from the coding sequence ATGAACATTCTTAGAATCAACTTTCAAGAGTTAGGACAACTTCTGCTTGATAAATTAATTTATATCTTTTTAGTGAGTCTTCTCTTTTTTGTGTTATACCGTATTAGTGCACGAATAGTAGACTACCTCTTTAAAAATTATAGTAAGCGTTCTTGGGCCGATACTTCACGTATCATGACTTTGGCCCGCTTAACCAAGAGTGGCTTAAACTACTTGACTGTTTTCCTATGGATATATACGACCTTGTCTCTACTCGGGGTTCCTGTGGCGAGTGTCCTTGCAGGCGCCGGTATTCTCGGTGTTGCTCTCGGTTTTGCTGGTCGAGATCTCGTTGCGGATATTATCAATGGTTTCTTTATTATTGTTGAACACCAAATCAACGTGGGCGACTGGATACGTTTTGAAAATTTAGATATAGAAGGCGAAGTCACAGCAGTTGGTATACGTTCCATCACTTTGATTTCAGATGATGGAGCCACAGCTTTTATCCCCAATCGGAATATCGAGTCTCTCAAAAATTTCTCATATAAAGATCGAACTATGAATCTGGATATCCCTGTTACCGCAGATAATTTGGAAGAAATGAAGGATAGGATTTTGCAAGTGAATGCGGACTATCCTCAAGTTGCCTATAACGGCATCATCACACATGAGCAAAATATCTTTATCCGAAGTCGCTTAACGGCTGGTTTAGAAGAGATAAACGCCTTACGCATGGAAATCATGAGCAAATACTATACAAAATAA
- a CDS encoding DUF979 domain-containing protein, with amino-acid sequence MQAFIDVSLNIFYVLMGLLMIYMAYKALTTIQGSKRFGTALFWILIAIPFIFGALIPAWLVGLFIVLSSLLTLTKQVTFGKYKALDDKFGEKQSKVLKNKIFIPSFVLAFVAVGIAMALGKFTNASLFAIGVASVVALVFALIMTKAKATESVEDGARLFDSMGPVAILPQLLVALGALFTTAGVGEVISQGITGVVPADNRLLGVVAYVLGMVIFTMIMGNAFAAFSVITAGIGIPFVLAQGANPVIAGALALTAGYCGTLLTPMAANFNIVPAALLEMKDENKVIKIQAPVSLTLIVLHILVMYFIAF; translated from the coding sequence ATGCAAGCTTTTATTGATGTTTCATTAAATATATTCTATGTCCTTATGGGTTTACTCATGATTTATATGGCCTACAAAGCTTTAACTACAATACAAGGAAGCAAACGTTTCGGTACTGCTCTTTTTTGGATTTTAATTGCTATTCCATTTATTTTTGGCGCCCTTATCCCGGCTTGGCTTGTTGGACTCTTTATTGTTTTAAGCAGTTTGCTTACATTGACTAAGCAAGTAACATTTGGGAAGTATAAAGCTTTAGACGATAAATTTGGCGAAAAACAGTCTAAAGTCTTGAAGAACAAAATCTTCATCCCTTCATTTGTTCTGGCATTTGTAGCTGTTGGTATTGCGATGGCTTTAGGTAAGTTTACCAATGCCTCTCTCTTTGCTATCGGTGTAGCATCAGTCGTTGCTTTAGTATTTGCATTAATAATGACAAAAGCTAAAGCGACAGAGTCTGTAGAAGACGGCGCACGTCTCTTTGATTCGATGGGTCCAGTTGCGATTTTGCCACAGCTGTTGGTTGCCTTAGGTGCTCTCTTTACCACAGCCGGTGTAGGTGAAGTTATCTCGCAAGGGATTACGGGTGTTGTTCCTGCGGATAACCGCTTGCTCGGTGTCGTTGCTTATGTTCTTGGTATGGTGATTTTCACTATGATTATGGGGAATGCCTTTGCGGCCTTCTCTGTCATTACAGCAGGTATTGGGATTCCCTTTGTACTTGCTCAAGGTGCAAATCCTGTGATTGCTGGAGCATTAGCTTTAACCGCTGGATATTGTGGAACTTTATTGACACCAATGGCGGCCAATTTTAACATCGTACCCGCTGCCTTGCTCGAGATGAAAGATGAGAATAAAGTAATTAAAATACAAGCACCAGTTTCACTTACGCTTATTGTTCTGCATATTCTCGTGATGTACTTTATTGCATTTTAA
- a CDS encoding PTS sugar transporter subunit IIA produces MAKGYAKEGFIESCLEREQLSFTSLDSFATPHPLNIEEVNKPVIAFMRVKNELIWGKEKVKYIFMMCVRDRSIKELERIYSALLKIIDSPDQEILSRGNLEEIFDYLANNELL; encoded by the coding sequence ATAGCAAAAGGTTACGCTAAAGAAGGTTTCATAGAGTCTTGTCTTGAACGGGAACAGTTATCTTTTACTTCCTTAGATTCATTTGCCACCCCGCATCCTTTAAATATTGAAGAGGTCAACAAGCCTGTAATTGCCTTTATGAGAGTAAAAAATGAACTAATATGGGGGAAAGAAAAAGTTAAATACATCTTTATGATGTGCGTTCGTGATCGCTCAATTAAAGAATTAGAGCGGATTTATAGTGCATTGCTTAAAATTATTGATTCTCCAGATCAAGAAATCTTATCAAGAGGGAATCTCGAAGAAATTTTTGACTATTTGGCCAATAATGAACTTTTGTAA
- the pcp gene encoding pyroglutamyl-peptidase I, giving the protein MKILLTGFDPFGGEKLNPAEEAVKRVASEINGAEIIKLIIPTVRYKSLEKIEKAIEEHHPDVVVNIGQAGGRFAITPERVAINVDDFRIPDNEGNQPVDEPVKEDGAPAYFSTLPVKAIVSELNKAGIPGTLSNTAGTFVCNHVFYGVRYLLEKKYPELKAGFIHIPYATSQVIDKKDTPYMSLDEIVKGIEVALEACTRYSEDLRVIGGEIC; this is encoded by the coding sequence ATGAAAATTTTGTTAACAGGTTTTGATCCATTTGGTGGTGAAAAACTCAATCCAGCTGAAGAAGCTGTAAAGCGTGTTGCATCAGAAATCAATGGTGCTGAGATTATTAAGTTGATTATTCCAACCGTGCGTTATAAATCACTTGAAAAAATTGAAAAAGCTATTGAAGAACATCACCCAGATGTGGTCGTAAATATTGGCCAAGCAGGTGGACGCTTTGCGATTACACCAGAGCGCGTGGCAATCAATGTAGATGACTTTAGAATTCCAGATAATGAAGGCAACCAGCCAGTTGATGAGCCTGTAAAAGAAGACGGTGCTCCTGCTTATTTTTCTACACTTCCCGTTAAAGCAATTGTTAGCGAATTAAACAAAGCTGGTATTCCAGGAACCTTGTCAAACACAGCAGGTACCTTTGTTTGCAATCATGTTTTCTATGGTGTACGTTATCTTTTAGAGAAAAAATATCCAGAGTTGAAAGCTGGCTTCATTCATATCCCTTATGCTACATCACAAGTCATTGATAAAAAAGATACACCTTATATGTCATTAGATGAGATTGTGAAAGGGATTGAAGTTGCCCTAGAAGCATGCACCCGTTATTCCGAAGATTTACGTGTTATTGGTGGGGAAATATGTTAA
- a CDS encoding ribonuclease HII produces the protein MSTIKEMKEHLAGLNTILEVEAFLDDSRAGVQAAIKRRKKEILAAQAEEERLETMLAFERQAYAQGFEHVAGIDEVGRGPLAGPVVTAAVILPKNCKISGLNDSKKIPKSKHEAIFNEVQEKALAIGIGLVDNDTIDQVNIYQATKIAMLQAIEKLEVAPQCLLIDAMELDINLPQKSIIKGDAKSASIAAASIVAKVTRDRLMTDYAQKYPYYDFEHNAGYGTAKHLAGLEVYGITPIHRKSYEPIKSMVEK, from the coding sequence ATGTCAACGATTAAGGAGATGAAAGAACACTTAGCAGGTCTCAACACGATACTTGAAGTAGAAGCATTTCTGGATGATTCTCGCGCGGGCGTTCAAGCAGCCATTAAGCGCCGTAAAAAAGAGATATTAGCCGCTCAGGCTGAAGAAGAACGCCTTGAAACGATGCTGGCTTTTGAACGTCAAGCTTATGCGCAAGGCTTTGAGCATGTAGCTGGTATAGATGAGGTGGGCCGTGGACCGCTTGCGGGGCCAGTCGTGACAGCAGCCGTGATTTTACCCAAAAATTGTAAAATCAGCGGGCTTAATGACAGTAAAAAAATACCCAAGTCAAAACATGAAGCTATTTTCAATGAAGTTCAAGAAAAAGCTTTAGCTATAGGTATTGGTTTAGTTGATAACGACACGATTGATCAAGTCAATATTTATCAAGCAACAAAAATCGCAATGTTACAAGCAATAGAAAAACTTGAAGTAGCGCCACAGTGTCTGTTAATCGATGCGATGGAGCTGGATATTAATCTGCCCCAAAAGAGTATCATTAAAGGAGACGCAAAGTCAGCCAGTATCGCAGCAGCCAGTATTGTCGCTAAAGTAACGCGAGACCGTTTAATGACAGACTATGCACAAAAATATCCCTATTATGATTTTGAGCATAATGCAGGTTATGGTACTGCAAAACATTTAGCAGGACTGGAAGTCTATGGTATCACACCGATACATCGTAAATCTTACGAACCTATCAAGTCAATGGTCGAAAAATAA
- the ylqF gene encoding ribosome biogenesis GTPase YlqF — protein MGVAIQWFPGHMSKARRQVQENLKYVDFVIELVDARLPISSRNPMLDKIIGDKPRLIALNKADLADRNAVKSWVEFFESQGIIALAINSKEAHTSKRLTVAAKTLMADKLARNAERGIQNSSLRTMIVGIPNAGKSTLMNRLAGKKVAVTGNKPGVTKGQQWLRTNKELEILDTPGILWPKFEDDQVGLKLALTGAIKDQLLPMDDVTIFGLQHFLENYQAPTMKRLRMKEADLELEIPELIMELTKRFGFRDDYDRFYQMFVKDVRDGRMGEYCLDKVSDYVND, from the coding sequence ATGGGTGTAGCAATTCAATGGTTCCCAGGACACATGTCCAAAGCACGTCGTCAAGTTCAAGAAAATTTAAAGTATGTTGATTTTGTCATCGAGCTTGTAGATGCTCGACTGCCGATAAGCTCACGTAACCCAATGTTGGACAAAATTATTGGGGATAAACCGCGCTTAATTGCGCTAAATAAAGCAGACTTGGCCGATCGAAATGCAGTTAAATCGTGGGTAGAATTTTTTGAAAGTCAAGGTATTATTGCTTTAGCAATTAATTCAAAAGAAGCACATACATCGAAACGTCTCACTGTAGCTGCAAAAACTTTAATGGCTGATAAGCTTGCACGTAATGCTGAACGTGGTATCCAAAACAGTTCGTTACGTACGATGATTGTAGGGATTCCTAATGCCGGTAAATCAACATTGATGAACCGTCTGGCAGGTAAAAAAGTAGCTGTCACAGGAAATAAACCAGGGGTAACTAAAGGTCAGCAATGGCTTCGTACGAATAAAGAATTGGAGATTCTTGACACACCAGGTATTCTTTGGCCAAAATTTGAAGATGATCAAGTAGGCTTAAAACTAGCTTTAACTGGGGCCATTAAAGATCAGCTTTTGCCAATGGATGACGTAACTATTTTCGGTTTGCAACATTTTCTTGAAAACTACCAAGCGCCAACAATGAAACGTTTACGCATGAAAGAAGCAGATCTAGAACTCGAAATTCCAGAACTTATCATGGAGTTGACAAAACGTTTCGGTTTTCGTGATGATTATGATCGATTTTATCAAATGTTTGTCAAAGATGTCCGTGATGGAAGAATGGGCGAGTACTGCTTGGATAAAGTGAGTGATTATGTCAACGATTAA
- a CDS encoding DUF969 domain-containing protein encodes MIKLIGVLIVLIGFVFKIETLFVVVVAGISTGLVAGLSIQEILTILGQSFVDNRMVSLFVLTLPVIGVLERNGLRQRAVDLIGRIQSLTTGRIALVYVFIRFIAGAMSIRISGHPQFVRPLIQPMAKAAAVSKYGDVDSEDDDIKAISAAAENYGNFFGQNLFAGSAGVLLITSTMSSFNYDVSAVDVAVASIIMAVLAFLVTAIQFLLYDRKLLRKFGKKEVK; translated from the coding sequence ATGATTAAACTCATAGGCGTCTTGATTGTCTTGATTGGTTTTGTTTTCAAGATAGAGACCTTATTTGTTGTTGTTGTCGCTGGGATTTCGACAGGACTTGTCGCAGGTCTGAGCATTCAGGAAATTCTTACTATTTTAGGTCAGTCCTTTGTCGATAACCGTATGGTTTCGCTTTTTGTTTTGACCCTTCCTGTTATCGGTGTTTTAGAGCGTAATGGTCTTCGTCAACGTGCTGTAGATCTCATTGGGCGTATTCAGTCGCTTACGACAGGTCGTATTGCCCTTGTTTATGTTTTTATTCGCTTTATTGCTGGTGCAATGTCTATTCGTATTAGTGGTCATCCACAGTTTGTAAGACCTCTCATTCAGCCTATGGCTAAAGCCGCCGCAGTAAGTAAATATGGTGATGTAGATTCAGAAGATGATGATATCAAAGCAATTTCTGCCGCAGCTGAAAATTACGGGAATTTCTTTGGTCAGAATCTATTTGCAGGAAGTGCCGGGGTTCTCTTGATTACTTCAACCATGTCAAGTTTTAACTATGATGTTTCAGCCGTAGATGTGGCCGTTGCCAGTATTATCATGGCTGTCCTTGCCTTTCTTGTGACAGCTATCCAGTTTCTACTGTATGACAGAAAACTTCTTCGAAAATTTGGAAAGAAAGAGGTAAAATAA
- a CDS encoding gamma-glutamylcyclotransferase family protein produces the protein MLKKVFVYGSLRTDMFNYEKYLKGQVLESIQAKIKGNLFHIENKGYPAIFDGNSEIMGEVFTFKDFSKSIQTLDDMENFNPESPESSEYIRLRTTAYLSNGYTEEVYYYHYNPKASLNANDQLVSVDSGDWLEYMLQTVE, from the coding sequence ATGTTAAAGAAGGTTTTTGTGTACGGAAGTTTGCGTACAGACATGTTTAACTATGAAAAATATTTAAAAGGTCAAGTTTTGGAAAGTATTCAGGCAAAAATTAAGGGGAACCTCTTTCATATTGAAAATAAAGGTTACCCTGCAATTTTTGATGGCAATTCAGAAATAATGGGTGAAGTTTTTACCTTTAAAGATTTTTCAAAAAGTATCCAAACACTTGATGACATGGAAAACTTTAATCCAGAAAGTCCAGAAAGCAGCGAATATATTCGTCTAAGAACTACAGCTTATCTCAGTAATGGATACACTGAAGAAGTTTATTATTATCACTATAATCCAAAGGCAAGTTTAAATGCCAATGATCAGCTCGTTTCTGTTGACTCAGGGGACTGGTTAGAATATATGTTGCAGACAGTCGAGTAA